One genomic segment of Sminthopsis crassicaudata isolate SCR6 chromosome 4, ASM4859323v1, whole genome shotgun sequence includes these proteins:
- the LOC141566715 gene encoding uncharacterized protein LOC141566715: MGGTAVILSAAFEHPSSNIYIREHRKHRAHRYIRPPPPTFTFGEEDESLFHSGATAGSAPTDIICVSGSSLPHLEASLSKRPASNYSEKREEGHVQPREAAFIPPPGPPLSADWRKLSSGHYRLHSDLGGSGQGGDSYSAQKAGNARGFPLLLASAARGTDGPGPGAVCFFFCSARGRGGGNGSNGYSSGVVPRVPFSVPSSSSPFLSSSPSSFYFLPPPPPPPPPPLLPSSSCFHLPVGFQGREAAAAARAAGGGGRGGGGGDVGGGGGRGEETAPLIVHPSSSSSSSSGISSGSGSNGGGSSSSSSSGSSSSGGSSRRRRLFFSPPSLQGLLLPASVGPRLQPQQPPQPRLLLSPAVCSLWSYNFLGTAGAARAVGGVGGGGPAYYTSSSFSSSSSLSSNNCKIQQQQHQPKSSFLSFAASSPLSLGSDMEDEPSNSTGCFRRFTECFLNTSFW; the protein is encoded by the exons ATGGGAGGCACTGCAGTGATTTTATCCGCTGCTTTTGAGCATCCATCGAGCAACATATACATCAGAGAGCATAGGAAACATAGAGCCCATAGGTATATTcgcccccctcccccaaccttcACATTTGGAGAGGAAGACGAGTCCTTGTTCCATTCGGGAGCCACTGCTGGATCAGCCCCGACAGACATCAT CTGCGTCTCTGGCTCTTCGCTCCCCCACCTCGAGGCGTCTCTAAGCAAACGTCCTGCCTCGAACTACAgcgaaaaaagggaggagggtcATGTCCAACCCAGAGAAGCCGCTTTTATCCCGCCCCCAGGCCCCCCTCTGTCTGCAGATTGGAGAAAGCTCAGCTCGGGCCACTACCGACTGCATTCGGATCTCGGCGGCAGCGGCCAGGGTGGGGACAGCTATAGCGCTCAGAAGGCTGGGAACGCCCGCGGTTTCCCCTTGCTCCTGGCTAGCGCAGCCCGGGGCACAGACGGTCCGGGCCCGGGCGCCGTTTGCTTCTTTTTCTGCAGCGCTCGCGGCCGCGGCGGCGGCAACGGCAGCAACGGCTACAGCAGCGGGGTCGTCCCCCGAGTTCCTTTCTCtgttccctcttcctcctccccttttctttcctcttctccatctTCCTTTTACTTCTTGCCGCCCccgcctccccctcctcctcctcctcttctcccttcctcctcttgcTTTCACCTCCCAGTGGGTTTCCAAGGAagggaagcagcagcagcagcaagagcagcaggaggaggaggacgtggtggaggaggaggagatgttggaggaggaggaggaagaggagaagaaacagCTCCCTTGATCGTCCATCcgagcagtagtagtagcagcagcagcggcaTCAGCAGTGGCAGTGGCAGCAACGgcggaggcagcagcagcagcagcagcagcggcagcagcagcagcggcggcagcagcaggagGCGGCGGctgtttttctctcctccttcacttcagGGTTTGTTGCTCCCAGCCTCCGTTGGTCCCCGGCTGCAGCCGCAGCAGCCGCCGCAGCCTCGGCTTCTCCTTTCCCCAGCCGTCTGCAGCCTGTGGTCCTACAATTTCCTAGGAACCGCAGGCGCAGCCCGCGCCGTTGGTGGGGTCGGAGGCGGCGGCCCGGCTTACTACACCAGCAGCAgcttcagcagcagcagcagcctcaGCAGCAACAACTGCAAAATTCAACAGCAGCAGCATCAGCCTAAAAGCTCCTTCTTATCCTTCGCTGCCTCCTCCCCCTTGTCACTAGGGTCAGACATGGAAGATGAACCTTCTAATAGTACAGGCTGCTTTAGAAGGTTTACAGAGTGTTTCTTGAACACGA